A genomic region of Paroedura picta isolate Pp20150507F chromosome 4, Ppicta_v3.0, whole genome shotgun sequence contains the following coding sequences:
- the LOC143835801 gene encoding von Willebrand factor C domain-containing protein 2-like: MPFALAQLSLALLLTLGPWPAPAGPVSTCDANGSLYYVGEWYFLDSDHCTQCECTPEGPACARTDCTALPPACIHVSHYPSDCCPRCERVGCEHRGQVYELGQHFQPSECEQCTCDRDGIARCLVADCAPPPCVNPVYEKGHCCPTCKDGPNCYVDGSQRQVIPSGESVWVRHCMRCRCHDGQDAGYWEGNRVAKCELLPSCQAAGGHHA, encoded by the exons ATGCCTTTCGCCCTGGCCCAGCTGAGCCTAGCACTGCTGCTGACTCTGGGGCCCTGGCCAGCTCCGGCCGGCCCAGTGAGTACCTGCGACGCTAACGGGAGCCTGTACTACGTGGGCGAGTGGTATTTCCTGGACAGCGACCACTGCACCCAGTGCGAGTGCACCCCCGAAGGGCCCGCCTGCGCTCGCACCGACTGCACCGCGCTGCCACCTGCCTGCATCCACGTCAGCCATTACCCCAGCGACTGCTGCCCGCGCTGCGAACGGGTCGGCTGCGAACACCGGGGACAAGTTTACGAGTTGGGACAGCACTTCCAG CCATCAGAATGTGAACAGTGTACCTGTGATAGAGATGGCATAGCTCGCTGCCTCGTGGCAGACTGTGCCCCTCCACCATGTGTCAATCCTGTCTATGAGAAGGGCCACTGCTGCCCCACCTGCAAGGACG GGCCCAACTGTTATGTCGATGGCAGCCAGCGTCAGGTCATCCCTTCTGGGGAAAGCGTCTGGGTGAGGCACTGCATGCGTTGCCGCTGTCACGATGGCCAAGATGCTGGCTACTGGGAAGGAAATCGTGTAGCCAAATGTGAGCTTTTACCAAGCTGCCAGGCCGCAGGTGGACACCATGCTTGA